In the Arachis ipaensis cultivar K30076 chromosome B10, Araip1.1, whole genome shotgun sequence genome, one interval contains:
- the LOC107620883 gene encoding extensin-like has product MRKKTVLQKPPRKKLLKLLAKSKASPSTRSRDQTFTPSPSPPNSPPRSDPMARTKTTPRYHSSAKPTPPPKEPPSKPSTSKPSTSKGKCPTEAELVSEPTQPKPRSVPTRPQRDKSCIPLKSVRELDIDPFAHKSTS; this is encoded by the coding sequence ATGAGAAAGAAAACTGTTCTTCAAAAACCTCCTCGTAAAAAGCTTCTCAAGCTTCTAGCAAAATCAAAAGCTTCTCCTTCTACCCGTTCACGAGACCAGACGTTCACTCCCTCACCTTCTCCTCCTAACTCTCCTCCTCGCTCGGACCCTATGGCACGGACCAAGACCACACCTAGATACCATTCATCTGCCAAGCCAACGCCACCACCAAAGGAGCCTCCTTCGAAACCAAGCACTTCGAAACCCAGTACCTCAAAAGGAAAATGCCCTACTGAAGCCGAACTAGTCTCTGAGCCAACTCAACCTAAGCCAAGGTCTGTTCCTACTCGTCCTCAGAGAGATAAATCATGTATCCCTCTTAAATCAGTTAGGGAACTAGACATTGATCCCTTTGCACATAAATCGACTTCATGA